A segment of the Lycium ferocissimum isolate CSIRO_LF1 chromosome 10, AGI_CSIRO_Lferr_CH_V1, whole genome shotgun sequence genome:
ATGAATACTTTCCAAACTAAGAAAGGACACAATCACACCACAAATTATTTTCTGCAAAAGTAGACATTGACTTGAAGTCTTCTCAGCTGAACCAGAACTCACACCacaaattaacaaaataaaattccaTAAATATCTAGtgatgttcttgattttttcaaCAAATCATATTTCCTTTTGCAATGGCTAATTCTTTTTCGTATCTTCTACTAGTaatatttctcctttttcttcttccattacACAATTTAGCTCAAAATAATGGTAGGGTAGCTACTAGTAGTTCTATTACTGCAACAGATGGAAGTACCCCATGGCTTTCATCATCTGGTGATTTTGCATTTGGgttccaaaattttcaagatAATAAAGATCAGTTCTTGCTTTGTATATGGTATGcaaaattacaagaaaaaacTATAGTCTGGCATGCAAATATGAGTGATCCAGTGCCACAAGGATCAAGATTGAATCTTGATCCTCAAAGGGGTCTAATACTTAGTGATCCTCAAGGGACTAACCTTTGGAAAACTGATTTGGTTGATGGTAATATTGTCTATGCACTCATGAATGATACTGGGAATTTTGTTATCATGGGAAGAGGTTCTACTGATCCATTGTGGGAAAGTTTTAGAAATCCAACTGATACTATGTTGCCAACTCAAACATTGGAAAGAGGAAGCTTCCTTGTTTCTCGAAAGTCAGAAGCTAATTTCACTCAAGGTACGCGTTGAATTGTGTGACCAGCTCATCCAATTGCTTAATTATATTATGTCTCAACATGATATCTGTATTATGAGGATTTATCACGAATTGTCTAGTTTTACACTGGCTGTCAGCCTACTTCAACTTGCTCTTTTATCTGGGTTTGGGGCCGACAAAGTGACCAAGCTCAGACAGGCAGAATTAGGAatatattttagttatgttagTCCATTACTTTAGATCCTATGCTTTCTAACAGTCTTTTAGCCCTATGTGAGATTCTATTTTGATAACCCAGGGCCAGGCCAGATTGCGCACACCTCAACTAATTCCACTGTTGTTCACCAAGGCTGGGACAAATGTGATTGAGATTTTTATGACGGTAGATAATATAGATAACTTTTAGtattttttacttttgttttaGTTGTCAGTTGAGAGCTCCGTGACTAGTTCAAGGGAAGGTCAACCAATGATTGATAGACCATTCCCTCCATATATCATGTTGTCTTGAGATGAATTTGTAAGGAGAAACAGGGTCTgtgaggattcatatacccaacatcatctagttcgggattgatgtgtagttgttgttgtatgtctCAACAGGCACCCTCACGCGTGGTCTAATTCTTTGCTATGAGCCAAACAATTAGCTGTTATAGAGAGTATAATTttgattctttttattttatatagtgTTAGCATATGatgaatttatacaaaaaatatagttAGTGAGGATTCATATGGCCGACCCCAACTTTGTTTCGAGGCATAGTTGTCGTATGTCTCAATACGGAAACCTCATGTGTGAGACTGATTCTTTTCCATGAGTAGAATTttaattgttgaattatatTATGTTTCAACAGGTAGGTTTTATCTTCGCATGTTTGATAACGGGAATTTGGGGCTTGTTACACAAAGTGTGCCTTCCAATTCAGATTATGATGATCTGTACTATAGCAGTCAAACTTCTAACACAACAAATGCAACCAATTCTGGGGATAAGTTGGTTTTTCAAGAGAATGGCCTGATATACGTATTGAACCGAAACAATCAAAGGCAAATTCTTAATTCCGAATCCGTTCCTCCAGCTTCAGACAATTACCATCGCGTGACTCTTAACTTTGATGGTGTTCTTACTCATTATTATCATTCAAGGAATTCTAATAGCAGTGGCTGGAATGTTTTGTGGTCTCAACCGGATAATATATGCAAAATTACGGGACAGAAAGGACCTGGTGCTTGTGGTTACAACAATGTATGCAATCTTCGCACAAACAAGAGACCTGTTTGTAACTGTCCAAAAGGATATACACTGCTTGATCCAAACGATGCTTATGGCGACTGCAAACCGGATTTTCCTCTAAGTTGTGATGTTGTTACGAGGGGTTCGCCTGAAGATTCTTATAGCCTTCTTCTGGTCCGTGATACTGATTGGCCATTATCTGACTTTCAGCAAATTAGCCCTTCTACTGAAGAAAACTGCCAAAGTGCTTGTTTGCATGACTGTTTTTGTGCTGTTGCCATTTATAGAAACAATAGCTGCTGGAAAAAGAAACTGCCATTGTCAAACGGGAGAATAGAAGACAGTTTGAATGCGAAAGCTTTTATCAAAATAAGTAAAGACGGTGTCCCTCGGCCTTTAAGTCCTGGCCTTCCAAATAACCCAGGATCTTGTCAAAGCAAGAATTGGCGAATTTGGGCAATTTTGGCGTCCTCACTCTTAGGTAGCTCGGTCTTGGTAAATATTGTGCTCATTAGTGTATTCTGTTGGGGATTCTTCCACATTTACAAAAAGAGAGTGAACGAATTTCGCCCTACAAGTCACGTGACTGACTCTGTCTGTCACAATTTTACGTACAAAGAACTTGTTGAAGCCACGAAAGAGTTCAAGGAAGAGATAGGCAGGGGTGCATTCGGGATTGTTTATAAAGGGGTAATGTCTGTCGGTTCAAGAAATGTAGTCGCTATAAAGAAGCTGGACAGAGTTGCTCATGAGGCAGAGAAAGACTTCATGACTGAAGTAAATGTGATTAGTCAGACTCATCACAAGAATTTGGTCCGTCTGATCGGATATTGTAACGAGGGACCTCATCGTTTGTTGGTCTACGAGTATATGAGTAACGGCACTCTTGCAAGTTTCATTTATGGTGATCCAAAACCAAACTGGAGCCAGAGGACTAAAATTGCAACGGGGATTGCACGGGGCCTTGCGTACCTCCACGAAGAATGCAGTCAGCAGATTATTCATTGCGACATTAAGCCTCAAAACATTCTCCTTGATGATTATCATATTGCTCGAATATCAGATTTCGGATTGTCTAAACTGCTGATGATCAACCAGAGTCGAACGAATACTGATATTAGAGGGACAAGAGGTTATGTTGCTCCGGAATGGTTCAGGAATTGTTCGGTCACAGTTAAGGTGGACGTTTACAGCTTTGGTGTATTGCTACTAGAGATCATCACTTGTCGGAAATGTTTGAAGGATGAGGAAAGCTATGGACCAGAGGCAATTCTTACGGATTGGGTTCTGGATTGCTTTCAAGAAGGGAAATTGGAAGCTTTGGTGCAAAGTGACATTGAGGCCTTGAATGACAGGAAGCAGCTCGAGAGGTTCGTGATGGTTGGTATTTGGTGCATTCAAGAGGATCCGTCGACGAGGCCTACGATGAGGAAGGTCTGTCAAATGCTTGAAGGAGCTGTTGAAGTGACTGTTCCACCATGTCCATATAATATTAGCATTACTATTTAATATCATAAGCCTCATTTATGCGCGATTTCCTCCTCTGTATGTCTTATTATTATTCAAGTTGTCTAGCTATATTACTTGCTTTCATGTTGAATGTGTTTAAATAGTAATGATCTATATTGCTTGGACTCTTTAAAAATGCTAGCGGATGCTGTTCTTACATTACcatagcaaaatttttgaaatgccTTCATTTGGTTTTCGGGCATAAGTAATAGTACTAGTTTCCATCCGATGCATTTACTAGTGAAGAACTTGTGATTTGAGTAATTTGAACAAACATTTTTGGGtgtccttttttcttttaataaccGAGAAATCTCTGATTGGCTAGTTGGTTCAACATTAGTAGGTCCATTGATTTGAAACTCGGGAGGAATATGGCTCGCTTCTCTACCCTGCTCCTGCTTAAGTACCAGGTGTCATGTCAGTGACATAGTTTGAACTCATGATGTTCGCCCAATCCACACATTTCTCGTTGACCCAAAATTTGGAGCCAAGAGAATTTTGAGATCTTTATACAAATAGCAGGCCGAATTCGCTTTTTTACTTTTCCTAACAGGTACTAGCCAGTATACTTAGATTTTATACTATTTATATAGGGTgatacatatataatacatggtttatacatatttcatatactaGTCTATGGGAACGTGCGTTACCCGTTTATCCCATAAAACTTAGTATGGTATCTGTGTGgcaaaaaaaataacattttgaTCGTATATCTCAATTTCTACACGAAtgatgttttcctttttgatcaaatcttttaagattttttttttttttaaaataaaaaataaaaaacaaatgatACTTGAACAAAGTGAATATATAAAAGATACTACTAATAAGGCATCGAAACAACCTCTTTACCCCATAAAGATAAGGGTAAAATCTGCGTACATCTTACCCTtctcagaccccacttgtgggacagccacactgagtatgttgttgtactACTAATCAGGCATAACATAAAAGAACGCGTAAAGATATAGCAGTAGACAATTATTATAATATAAAGAACACTCCGAGTGTTTTATGCAGTGAAACTCAAATGAAGAGATCAATCGGTCCACAATACAAAGATAAAAGCTTTGATGGAGCGGTGAATGAGAAGATTAGAAAAGAGGCAGATATAACTTAGCTATGACATAGTGCTAACAAAGTAAGAAGCAAATGTGACATGATTCcttttgacaaaaaaatcaTCTAGATTGTTGTGTTTATATAGAATCTAAGTTCCTCAATTGCATTGTGTGCACATCTGGATTATGGtccaaagaatgaaagaaattatATTTATAGGACAACTTCAATTGAGTTAGAATTTTGAAAAGCCAAAAGTTGAGAAAGCAACAACAAGAGATCGGATCAGCGGCAGGAATTGCAAGAGTTAGCTATGTAAGTAAGGCATGATATCGTGCACAGATATTCTAAAACATTAACCCTGGGAAATGTGTGGATTAGGCGCATCTAATCTAATAAATGACTGAATCCAAAcgtaaataatactccctccgttcacttttacttgtccattttttACTTTGCAGGccctttaaaaattaataaatgatgtattttactataatacccatattaattgataTATCGTCTCATTGAACTTGGagaatgatttggaaatgagtgattaatgttaagggtaaaataagaaaaaaaaattgtcttttcttgaaatgctaaagtggacaagtaaaagtgaaattttttatttttagtatagtggacaagtaaaagcgaacggagggagtaaatcaAAAGAAATATCAGTATTAATAACTTTAAGGAGTTGAAAAGGTGCTGTGAATCCATGCAATTCATTATAGTATCGTCTAGTAACTGCCTTTCCATTTTCCAAATCAATTGtagtataaaattataaatttactGATCATTtactaaaagaaaaatttattttttggtacAAAAATATTTTAGTAGTAGAGTTTAAGAGAGGGTAAAATAATCATTCAATATTTTATggacattttggtaattcaacTTTTCAACTTAAAGTCTTCCCACTTTAAAAATAGTATGATCCGCAGGATATTTTTAGTTGAATAAAATGGTCGGCTATTGGCAACATTTTTCAACAATTTTTGGGTGTCCTTAGCAGTGACCCCTTCCCTTCACTGTGAGCGCCTATAGTTCGAgttttgaaagtgaaaaaaccCTGATAGGGAACACTTCCTCATTTAGTGAGTTCTATGCCCGTGCAAATCCGAATTAGTCGGGCCATTGTGCTTGAGAAACCGACGTttaaaccaataaaatttaGTTACATAAGCCATAGATGGCTATTGCTTATTTGCTAGTATATTTTCAATGGAccaagtcaattttttttttgaatgtgaCATAATTAACtcatttgatgattctagaGGTAGCTGGAAatccaaaatattttaatttatctgTTTCTTTCCACAGTAAAAATCTGTTGACTTATTATGATGCAGTTTCTTTGAGTCGAAAATAGATCATTAAGACTTTTCTTTCCCATGAATTTTTGACTAAAGGGGTTGAATAAGATGTCCTTTTAAGACAATTACCAAACCCTTTGGACAAGTCAAGAAAGGTAGGGAAAAAAATATATCCTCaagattattaaaaaataaaaaaataaataaaaaacaattCTATCTCAAATCTTGGAacaaaattttatgtttttatcaTGTGTAATAGCCAAACTTATCTGATCATAATCACTCTGGGTGGCCAAGATTTGTATAAGAAAAGTCTTCCGTTAACTAAGTTCCTTGTAGATTGAAAATTCCTATGTTGTCTTTCAAGATTTTAGTTCTTAAAATTCAAAACCAGCAACCATTTAATGTAGTGAAAAATATTGACACTCCAATTCTTGAATTCCACTTGTGACTTCAATAACAAAACAAAATTCTCTTCTGTTAAAAGACTACGAGGAtgtttggctaagcttataagttggtcaaatagacTTATAAGCTAGAGTCCGTTTAGATTAGCTAATTAAATGTAGCTGAGAAGTATTAAGTACTGagattaattttataaataaatagttacgtgtttggatagAAGTGTTAAAGCCGATAATAAACAGTTAATGTGTTTGGTAAAAAGATTATAAGCACTTGACACTTAAAAATGTTTCTCAACACTTGAAGCTTATTAACTGTTTAGAGCCAGCTAACCTAAATGGgctcttttttctctcttctattTAAAGTGGTTGTTATTGTTACTTATGAAATCAAACACAAAATGGCCAGAGTAAATTTACTTCTTCATTTCCTAATCTTCTTGTTTCTGCTACCAAATTTTGCATTGTCCCAAACCAAAAATGATGTGACAATTGGTTCATCACTTATTGCTGGTGATGATAAAACATCTCCATGGATTTCTCCTAATGGAGATTTTGCATTTGGATTCCAACAGCTAGGGAATGAAGATCAATTCCTAGTTTCAATATGGTACAACAAAATACCTGAAAAAACTATAGTTTGGTATGCAAATGGAGACAATCCATGTCCTAAAGGATCAAGAATCGAGCTCGCTGCTGATCGAGGACTAGTCCTTACTAGTCCTCAACAAGACGAGACTTCGATTTCTGATCCTTTAATCGGTACAGTTGCTTATGGTTCTATGAAAGATACCAGTAATTTCGTGCTTGTTAACAAAAATTCTGAAGGTTTATGGCAAAGTTTCAATCAAAGTAAAGACACAATCTTGCCAACTCAAGAATTTGGAGAAGGATTCAGGATTTCATCTCGTCGATCAGAGACAAATTTTTCGAGGGGAAGATTCTTGCTCAGGATGTTTCAAAATGGGAATATTGGAATTGCTACTGTGAACTTGCCAAGTGAGTATATAAATGAGAACTTTTTCTTGATTCGAAGCTTCGATCAATTGAATGCAACGAATTACCTGTTAAAGTTCAATGAATCAGGCCAAATTTTCCATTTGGTTAACAACAGCCAAGAGGTTGTTCTTTCAAAGGGTGAAACTGGACCATCAACACGGTTTTATTACCGTGCCACGCTCAATTTTGATGGCGTATTTACTCTGTATCAGCACCCGAAAGAGCCTAAAAGTACTGATGTTTGGTCTGCTGTTTGGTCAGTTCCTGATAATATATGTTATAGTTTTCCTACAGAAAGTGGTTCTGGTGTGTGTGGATATAACAGAATTTGTAGACTAAGCATAGATAAAAGACCGGATTGTCAGTGCCCACGAGCGTTTTCACTAGTTGATCCAGATGATGATTACAAAGGTTGCATACCGGATTTCATGCAAGATTGTggtgaaaatcaagaaaattcagAAAATCAGCTCGAGATGGAAACTATAACGAACATCGATTGGCCAACGAGTGATTACGAGCTTTTGCAGCCTTTCGATGAAGAAAAGTGCAAGAATGCATGTTTGAATGATTGCATGTGTGCTGTTTCGATTCTTCGAGAaaatagttgttggaagaagaaattgcCACTTTCAAATGGCAGAGTAGATAACAGAGTGAATTCTAAAGCATTcatcaaaagaaggaaaggtaataTTCCTTTAGAAAATCCTAATTCTTCAAAgcccaaaaacaaaaatcaagaaactatcATTCTTATTGTATCGGTGTTCTTAGGTAGTTCTGTTTTTGTTAATTGCTTACTTCTTGGAGTACTTTCTCTGGGGTTTTTGCTTGTTTATCGTAACAAAAGCTCAACATTTGAAAGGAATGGAAGTTCCATGGATCAAACTTTGAGATACTTTTCTTATAAGGATTTGTCAAAAGCCACAGAAGGGTTCAAGGAAGAACTTGGAAGAGGGGCTTTTGGCATTGTATACAAAGGCGTCGTTGAAATTGGTAACCCTATTCCGGTGGCTGTCAAGAAATTAGATCGGATAGTTGACGATGGGGAAAAGGAATTCAAGActgaagtgaatgtgatagGCCAGACACATCACAAGAACTTGGTCCGTTTAATTGGATTTTGTGATGAAGGTCCTCATAGATTGCTTGTCTATGAGTTCTTGAATAATGGGACATTAGCAAGTTTCCTTTTTGGTGATCTAAAATTGACATGGAACCAAAGGATTCAAGTGGCACTTGGGATAGCAAGAGGGCTCTTGTATTTGCACGACGAGTGCAGCACACAGATCATTCATTGCGACATAAAACCACAAAACATACTTCTTGATGATCATTATGATCCAAGAATATCCGATTTCGGATTAGCAAAGTTGCTGAGGATGGACCAATCTGTGACACAAACAGGGATAAGAGGAACGAAAGGATACGTTGCACCAGAATGGTTCCGAAACATGCCAATCACAGTGAAAGCGGACGTGTATAGCTTTGGTGTTTTACTACTGGAAATCATTTGTTGTAGGAGAAATGTGGATTTTGAAGTTGGTGAAGACAGAACAATTTTGACTTATTGGGCTTATGATTGTTACCAAGAAGGCACAATATATGAACTTGTTGAAAATGATTCAGATGCCATTAGTGatagaaaaaaattagaaaaatttctAATGGTAGCCGTTTGGTGCATTCAAGAAGATCCTTCATTGAGACCTACTATGAAAAAGATTGTGCTAATGCTTGAAGAAATTGTTGAAGTTCCTAATCCTCCATGCCCAAATCCTTTTAGGACAGAAAATTCTCTTCTAGATGCAGTAtaatctatgttgctcggacttcCCAAAAATGTAGTCTCACCCATGTCGTGTTCTCAAAAAATGTACTACTTTGAAGGATCTAACAAGCATCTGTTGTCATTTTTGAAGAGTTTGAGCAACATAAGATATAATGAAAAACTCCGTTAGGAACTATAGATTTTAGAACCACAATTTAGCTCtttttttcctcttgttttTATTGCTCAAGGGATAATTAGTATACCTTGTTGATCACTTGTACAAATGCAGAGTTTACTAAATATTGTTGTAGTTATGATATTGAAGAATTCTTTTTTCTATAAATAAGTTGatgaattttcattttaaaatgttATTGATCATTTTTTTACTAACAACTTCTAGGTAGTGCATTAAAGTTACTTGGTTTTCTTCATTAGCCATTTGAGAACTCATAAGTCATAAGTGGTCACTTCATTTCCGGCATTAGCTAAAAATATATGGTATCTCCACGATGGTAACTGACCATCTAAAAATAGTCAAGTACCCTTTGTAACAGCCCGCTATTTCCTTAAAACTCCGCAATATAATTCAATTTATATATGGCATAAAACTTTAGCTTTATAAAAAATGa
Coding sequences within it:
- the LOC132032773 gene encoding G-type lectin S-receptor-like serine/threonine-protein kinase RLK1; translation: MANSFSYLLLVIFLLFLLPLHNLAQNNGRVATSSSITATDGSTPWLSSSGDFAFGFQNFQDNKDQFLLCIWYAKLQEKTIVWHANMSDPVPQGSRLNLDPQRGLILSDPQGTNLWKTDLVDGNIVYALMNDTGNFVIMGRGSTDPLWESFRNPTDTMLPTQTLERGSFLVSRKSEANFTQGRFYLRMFDNGNLGLVTQSVPSNSDYDDLYYSSQTSNTTNATNSGDKLVFQENGLIYVLNRNNQRQILNSESVPPASDNYHRVTLNFDGVLTHYYHSRNSNSSGWNVLWSQPDNICKITGQKGPGACGYNNVCNLRTNKRPVCNCPKGYTLLDPNDAYGDCKPDFPLSCDVVTRGSPEDSYSLLLVRDTDWPLSDFQQISPSTEENCQSACLHDCFCAVAIYRNNSCWKKKLPLSNGRIEDSLNAKAFIKISKDGVPRPLSPGLPNNPGSCQSKNWRIWAILASSLLGSSVLVNIVLISVFCWGFFHIYKKRVNEFRPTSHVTDSVCHNFTYKELVEATKEFKEEIGRGAFGIVYKGVMSVGSRNVVAIKKLDRVAHEAEKDFMTEVNVISQTHHKNLVRLIGYCNEGPHRLLVYEYMSNGTLASFIYGDPKPNWSQRTKIATGIARGLAYLHEECSQQIIHCDIKPQNILLDDYHIARISDFGLSKLLMINQSRTNTDIRGTRGYVAPEWFRNCSVTVKVDVYSFGVLLLEIITCRKCLKDEESYGPEAILTDWVLDCFQEGKLEALVQSDIEALNDRKQLERFVMVGIWCIQEDPSTRPTMRKVCQMLEGAVEVTVPPCPYNISITI
- the LOC132035180 gene encoding G-type lectin S-receptor-like serine/threonine-protein kinase LECRK2, coding for MGSFFSLLFKVVVIVTYEIKHKMARVNLLLHFLIFLFLLPNFALSQTKNDVTIGSSLIAGDDKTSPWISPNGDFAFGFQQLGNEDQFLVSIWYNKIPEKTIVWYANGDNPCPKGSRIELAADRGLVLTSPQQDETSISDPLIGTVAYGSMKDTSNFVLVNKNSEGLWQSFNQSKDTILPTQEFGEGFRISSRRSETNFSRGRFLLRMFQNGNIGIATVNLPSEYINENFFLIRSFDQLNATNYLLKFNESGQIFHLVNNSQEVVLSKGETGPSTRFYYRATLNFDGVFTLYQHPKEPKSTDVWSAVWSVPDNICYSFPTESGSGVCGYNRICRLSIDKRPDCQCPRAFSLVDPDDDYKGCIPDFMQDCGENQENSENQLEMETITNIDWPTSDYELLQPFDEEKCKNACLNDCMCAVSILRENSCWKKKLPLSNGRVDNRVNSKAFIKRRKGNIPLENPNSSKPKNKNQETIILIVSVFLGSSVFVNCLLLGVLSLGFLLVYRNKSSTFERNGSSMDQTLRYFSYKDLSKATEGFKEELGRGAFGIVYKGVVEIGNPIPVAVKKLDRIVDDGEKEFKTEVNVIGQTHHKNLVRLIGFCDEGPHRLLVYEFLNNGTLASFLFGDLKLTWNQRIQVALGIARGLLYLHDECSTQIIHCDIKPQNILLDDHYDPRISDFGLAKLLRMDQSVTQTGIRGTKGYVAPEWFRNMPITVKADVYSFGVLLLEIICCRRNVDFEVGEDRTILTYWAYDCYQEGTIYELVENDSDAISDRKKLEKFLMVAVWCIQEDPSLRPTMKKIVLMLEEIVEVPNPPCPNPFRTENSLLDAV